The following nucleotide sequence is from Apium graveolens cultivar Ventura chromosome 4, ASM990537v1, whole genome shotgun sequence.
agaaactctccattcaattattcaccacctcgatctgatcgaagagttataataccattttggtttgtttctccacttcatacttatactctttgaacttttcaaaggcatcaaacttgtgtttcatcaaacacatatccgaatctagatctatcatctatgaaagtaatgaagtatgaaaatccacccatggcttgcgtagacattggtccacatacatatgtgtgtaccaatcctagcaaatctgcaacactctctccatgtccactaaatggagatttggtcattttacccaatagacaagactcgcatgtaggatatgattcaaaatcaaaaggggtcaagtaacccttccttatgcaatgtccgcagtctattttcactaatatgaccaagtctgcagtaccaaaagaaagtgagattttcatcatcccttttcttttattagtttgttcaatctgaagtaaattatgtcacatacatacagaccattatttaaaataccacgtcaataaagaatattatctctaaggatagaacattcattattcttaataataaaatgaaaaaccatcGAAATCCAACATatgaatagaaacaatattccttacaatcgaggaaacaaaataacaattatttcaaacaatagtcttgcccgtaggcatatataaatgaaatgatcctacatcttcagcagcaactcttgctgcatttcccatcagtagaatcacctcctcttcctcaagagtcctacttctccttagtccctgcaacgaattgcagatgcaagaaccacaggcggtatctaatacccaagtagaaatttgacttaatgacatattcatttatATCATGAACaaacctgaatcagaagcggtagtctcactccccttcttcttcttcaactctgcaaggtaaaccttgcagttcctcttccagtgccccaccttgttacagtgaaagcaaacaactttgctcttggggtcttcagcttttggtggaaccggcttttcttcacctactttcttcttcttggaagggttcctcttccttatcttaggattggaaccttcaccaattagaagaacagaactcttcttagggggaaaattcgattccgcagtcttcaacatgttgtggagttcagccaggctgacatccagcttattcatgtgaaagttcacaacaaactgtgaaaacgaacccggaagtgattgcaagaccaagtcttggctcagctccccatccatggcaaaaccaagttgtccaagacgttcaatcaaattgatcatcttaagtacatggtcattcacgaatgatccctcagacatcctacaaccgaacagctccttcgatatctcatatcgagctgtcatCCCTGCCACAttatacaactcttgtagatgcataaggatagtgtgagcatccatatgctcatgctgcttctgtagctcaatgttcatggaagctagcatgatgcattgagcaacatttgcatcatctatccacttacgatacacaacatgttcatcattatgtgaatcgttagcaggttcagtaggcttaggtgagtcaagcacatattccagcttctccaccctgagaacaattctcaagtttcgaagccagtcagcaaaattaggaccagtcaacttgtgagcatctagtatactccggagtgatagtgcagaagacataacgaatatagtaaatctgtgaatgataaacacataacaacacttaacaaatattcaatttcatttcaaaacactatatgaatcgggtctttattcataagtggctcccactagtttatctaatttattcaaccccctacgtgaaaaattaagcattcataatgctagtgggaatagggatcctacattccatcacacaacctcggctgtggcacgaaacgtcatgtgatgttcaataggcagacaactttTATCAGTTACATTTatattattccctaatcaaactttagcctcttgaatacttgagtcacggctgtggcacgacaaactcaatattctaagtcaagtctaacccaacattccgtacaattgaatcagtctccaacggcccacggctgtggcacgtaacgacctttagattctaatttaatgtacacatctctatgtaatagacaagtatttcttatttcgaaatcaaagccctcggctgtagcacgaaacgacaatgatttaaaatataagatccactttctatcatgttagaaggctatgaccgacacaagcccgttgtgtcattggccaattactacttgatattatttaattttagagggattatattacattacaatcataatcatattataaagagattcctccttttaaattaaatatttcaaatataataatcgataatcagatgattcccagatcgggtggagcattgtcaagaggcgtcacttaataacactttcttacagatagaaatctgttgttgacagaatcatcctttctctcaaaattgaaaattcaaatttaattacgtgtttcataaacacaagaatctcatgattgtattcataatattattgtcaaggcaagaaatgatttctattctagattttctagagcacgccttatattaatttaagttcacctaaatctatcatcgcatggtaaacacagacatatatctcatatataaaaataaataaaaacaagtaagcatgcaagtaatatcatgtcacacattgatataatgatgtatggatttattatagcatttaaaagcaattaaaacaattaaaacatgctttaaaacactttcgggaatataaacagttcaaaacttttatataaaaaatattcgaccactccattagatccatctcggaaaaatgaatccaacgatatattgcacgcccaaaacggagttacgaaactcccaaaaatcaaattttaaaaaaaaaacagatgggctgtaacgcattacagtaATGCGTTACAAGGTCTATAACGCATTcacgtaatgcgttacaacactgttgagccatttacgtgtgtaacgcattccgtaaatgcgcaacagtgtgtaatgcattcacggaatgcgcaacacaccccCCACCCtgcgtgcgctgcacgcgcctGCAGCAATCGATAGCaggtttttatttttttttattttttttgtttcttcTTCCTGCCGTGTCTGTTGGTCTTTCTTGTTGTTACAAAAGAATAGAAGTAACTCCCCCTTTCCTGTACTCCcatattaataactctttattaatatgttattattttaatcttattattaataaattaattaacatttaattaataaatgaataaaaatcaaaataatatgatttcttaaatcagggagtagcagaaaaataccaaatTAGCCATGGatccttgtgcaaattttaatcataattattcatatgcataattatttcatgaattttaattaaaacaatttttaaaaaattcataacaaataatctacacatcacaaaattatgaaaaaaatacctagatgatctacaacacttatagaatccagatcagtagtcaaaatctcatgcaaaaattatttcgaattaattcataattaaatccaaataaacttgcaaaaatcataacaaatccatacatgcattaaaaaatctgaaatttttatatgaatctctatatgcagaacctggctctgatgccaatgaaggaatttacggatgagcggaagcgcgaaaaaacatttattccgtaaaaaccatataccgcacatatagaaaaacgtataaaagggaaaaactgaggaatcgaaatcatacctcgtgaatcgaagctttataatgattggagtgctagcagttgctcctcagtgtgtgaagcactctaccggtatccaccaagaatgatccgCTTCGAttaacctttttataaaactaagcttttataaaaatggagttttgggagagagagagagaagaagaagatggaggctagggttttcacaaaaccaaaattgtgtgttatgtattttatgagccatccatctcattctatttataggactctcctagggttttataatatatctttatatatattaaccccaacattttatcttcataaaatgctttaataataattaaaactattttaatcattatatctttttcttaactatttagaaaataattctctctctcatttttcatcaaagaaaatattcttttatggtgtgaccctgtaggttcaaaattatgccggtagtagaaataaataataataaactattattaattatttatatgaatattaaaattcactaaatataattaactgattaattatatttattctacatagtgagtgatgcttctcaacatatcgcgactatccggataatatgaattcactgcttagaataccaagaacctattcagtgaatagttaccataaaattaactccttctaccctccaatgtcctgattaaatacaaggcatggatcttgtgtcaagcctatctaatttaatcatttgctttcccattcactatgctcagttctatgtaaattagaaactccttagatcctttattgatcatacactatcttcgtgtacaaattcctatacccagtagagccctaataattgtccctggagactaagaactaaaccaaagcataattcagtgtacacaagatgactatgatgacctcaagtctaaggatacttgtacaactatcactatgtgaacaactgttgacacgtgagtgaactccatcagttgttcagctgtgcgagtcatgttcagtgaacttattctataataagcacctacatactagctatagtgtcaccacacaaatgcctatgagaacaaacatcctcctgaagggagcaagcatagtatgtaccaatctttgcggattattaattaccagttagtaatcctatgaccgggaactatttaagtttagagttatcatcttttaggtctcactattatgatctcatcataatccataaaaagctttactctaaactatggtatatcttatttaaacatttaaatagatagagcccgtaataaaaaaacaaaacaagtcttttattaattataaatgaaatcaaaacagattacataaaagttattcctaaatcctcatactgattggacttaggacatatctctttcaatctcccacttgtactaaagccaatcactttggtatctaatacccatcctgtctttatgacgattaaagtgactttcagaaagtggctttgtgagtgggtctgctatgttattatgtgtgtcaactctctttcaatataatacaagaaatgttaccgcgctcccactaacccttttgtagacacatggttcatctacgtttttgataaaaccaaactctttgattgtctcatcaaaacggatgttccatctacgagaagcttgctttaaaccacatatggttcgcagcagcttacacacactaggtttttatttcccttggaaagaaaaccatctggccatttgccagatctcatagtcgtagtaagcagcaatcacaagcaaaatccgaactgattttaacagggctacaggtaaaaggtttcatcaaagtcaatccattgcctttgtttgaatccttttgccacaagcctggctttaaaggtctccacctggccatctgctctaatatttcttttgtataccgtatacatagattctatttcggatttcatggcactttgccatttctctgagtcaacactactcatagcctcattataggtcatagggtcgtcatcatcaatgattgacaactcattgtcattctcaatgacaaggccataatacctctcaggttggcgagacactctctctaacctacgaatgggctgttccacagaaggttgttcagtctgaacaggtgtttccacttgattcgtagtagtttgtgcttcttgaacttcatcaagttcaattttgctcccactatttccttcaaggataaactccttttccaagaaggtagcatgtctggagacaaacacccgatgatcggtgtaaaagtaataccctaaagtctctttaggatatcccacaaaactacattttacggatcgagattccagcttatctggatcaactttcttgacataagctggacatccccaaatcttaacgtgtttaagactcggtttcctttctttccatatctcatacagagtttgaggaatagatttggaaggtaccttattcagtaaatatgctgaggtttccaatgcataaccccataagaatactggaagactcgcatagctcatcatggaccgaaccatgtctaacaaagttcgatttctcctttcagataccaatctggaggagtccactgggagactatacccttttatttgagataatctagaaactctccattcaagaattcaccacctcgatctgatcgaagagttataataccattttggtttgtttctccacttcatacttatactctttgaacttttcaaaggcatcagacttgtgtttcatcaaacacatatccgaatctagatctatcatctatgaaagtaatgaagtatgaaaatccacccatggcttgcgtagacattggtccacatacatatgtgtgtacaaatcctagcaaatctgcagcattctctccatatccactaaatggagatttggtcattttacccaatagacaagactcgcatgtaggatatgattcaaaatcaaaaggggtcaactaacccttccttatgcaatgtccgcagtctattttcactaatatgaccaagtctgcagtgccaaaagaaagtgagattttcatcatcccttttcttttattagtttgttcaatctgaagtaaattatgtcacatacatacagaccattatttaaaataccacgtcaataaagaatattatctctaaggatagaacattcattattcttaataataaaatgaaaaactatccaaatccaacataggaatagaaacaatattccttacaatcgaggaaacaaaataacaattatttcaaacaatagtcttgcccgtaggcatatgtaaatgaaatgatcctacatcttcagcagcaactcttgctccatttcccatcagtagaatcacctcctcttcctcaagagtcctacttctccttagtccctgtaACGAATTACAGatgtaagaaccacaggcggtatctaatacccaagtagaaatttgacttaatgacatattcatttctatcatgaacaaacctgaatcagaagcggtagtctcactccccttcttcttcttcaactctgcaaggtaaaccttacagttcctcttccagtgccccaccttgttacagtgaaagcaaacaactttgctcttggggtcttcagcttttggtggaaccggcttttcttcacctactttcttcttcttggaagggttcctcttccttatcttaggattggaaccttcaccaattagaagaacagaactcttcttagggggaaaattcgattccgcagtcttcaacatgttgtggagttcagccaggctgatatccagcttattcatgtgaaagttcaccacaaactgcgaacacgaacccggaagtgattgcaagaccaagtcttggctcagctccccatccatggctGATAAATTGAAATGGGGGTTGAAGTCTTATCTGAGGGGttccataatttcttttaaatttgataatgtggcagAGGTGGCTGATGTGGCAAAAGATGTTGAGAAAGAGCGCATAGATTTTAGGACTTCCAGGTCTACCAATGGTAGTAAGAGGACTAGGGATGATCGGGGTTTTGCACAGGGTAGACAGTGGTATGGAGGTCAGAGTGGTCAGTGGGGACAATGGCGTATACAGAATCAGAATAGGGGTGGTCAGTCATTCCATGTCCAGAATCAGTAAGTTGGTCAGAATCAAAATCAACAGTTTCAACGACAGAAGCAGCCTAGGCTGTGGCAAAATCGTTAACAGGGGCAGAGCCGTTACTCAGTGTATGGGGGAAACCCCAATATGATTCCAGTGGCTCCTTGTGCTACATGTGGTGGACATCATCCAGGTAGATCTTGTTATAGACAGACTGGGGCTTGTTTCTTGTGTGGTAGCATGTCCCATAGGGAAAGGGATTGTACAGTGTCACGCAACACTGGTGGTGGAGGAGCTGGTAGTGGCAGTGGCAGTGGCAGTCAGTAGAATCCTACGGCAAGAGTGTTTACATTGACTGTAAATCAGGAAGCAGCTAATTCAAGTACCATTTCAGAAATACTTCTTGTTGGTAGACGTGATGgttatgtgttatttgatactgGTTCGACCCATTCTATTATGTCTTTATCATTTGTTCATCATCTTGGCATTGCACCTTCAGTATTATATCCTCATATGTCTATTGCTACCCCGATGGGGAATTCTTTTATTATATCTGATGTATATCAAGAGTGTCCGATAGTTGTTGGAGATAGAAATTGTAAGGTTAACTTGCTTCCGATAAAGATGCATGACTTTGATATTATCTTGGGCATGGATTGGTTGAGTAAATATCGTGCCACAATTGATTGTCAAGGAAAAAGGGAGATCTATGACACCAAGAATGTACAAGCGGATGAGTTGGAGAAGCAGATAAACCAGAATTTGTATACCAAGGGTCTCAACTGAATGGGGAGGTTTAATTAATTTCTGCTTTAAAGGCGAGTAAACTTTTATTTAAGGGTTATGATGGCTACCTTACTTTTGTGAAGGATACATCGAAGGATGAACCTCGCATCAAGGATTATCCAGTTGTGAGAGAGTATGAAGATGTGTTCTCTGATGAGCTACCAGGTTTTCCACCACATAAAGAGGTGGAGTTTACTATTGAACTTGTTCCAGGTGCTGAGTCTATTTCTAAGGCGCTTTACCGAATAACACCACTtgagttgcaagaattgaaggagtagttgcaagagttgttggatagGGGATTTATCAGGCCGAGTGTGTTTCCGTGGGGCGCTCCCGTGTTGTTtattaagaagaaggatggttccatgagattgtgcattgactatagggagttgaataaggtgactgtcaaaaacaggtatcctttgccatgcatcgatgatttgtttgatcagttacaAGGGGAGAAGTACTTCTCGAAGATATATTTGAGATCTGGTTACCATCAGTTATGAGTAAGAGAAGAAGATATTCTgaagactgcatttcgcactcgctatggtcattatgagtttctcgtgatgtcctttgggttgacgaatgcaccagcggtatttatggatttgatgaatcgggtcttttatgattatctggataagtttatggtggtcttcatcgatgatatcttgatatactctaggagTAGAGAGGAACATAAGGAGCATTTACGTATTGTACTTGAAAGTTTGAGGGAGAAGAAGTTGTTtgcaaaattttcaaagtgtgaattctggttagAGGAAGTGGCATTCTTGGGGCATATTGTGTCTGGTAGGGGCATTGAGTTGGATCCTGTGAAATTCGAGGCTATTACTAATTGGCGGAGACCAAGCAATGTGACAGAGGTGAGGAGTTTTTTGGGTTTGGCAGGCTACTGTAGGCGTTTTATGGAAGGTTTCTCTTCCATAGCTTTGCCATTGACTCAGCTAACGAGGAAGGGAATTAAGTTGGAGTGGAATGATGATCGTGAGAAATCTTTCAATAgttgaagaaaaggttggtgtCAGCTCCGATACTTGTGTTTCCATCAGGGAGTGGAGGTTTTcaggtttatagtgatgcttctaagagagGATTGGGGTGTGTTCTTATGCAACATAGGAAAGTGATTTCTTATACCTCTAGGAAGCTTAAATCCCATGAGGTGAACtatcctacccatgacatggAGTTAGCGGCTGTGGTCTTTGCTTTGAATATTTGGAGGCATTATTAGTATGTAGAGACTTGTGATATCTTAACTAatcacaagagtctcaaatacatttttactcaaaAGGAGCTTAATACGAGGCAGCGAaggtggcttgaacttcttaaggattatgatgcTAATATTCAGTACCATCCAGGAAAGGCGAATATAGTGGCAgacgctcttagtaggaagaacttggggagtgttgcatctctcattactcagCCATACCTTATCTTAGATTTGGAGCGCTTGagtgttgagttgtatgttagaggGTCAGGAGGTAGCATTGCAAGTTTGAAAGTGGAACCAAATCTTGTTGCAAGGGTTAAGGAAGCT
It contains:
- the LOC141719510 gene encoding uncharacterized protein LOC141719510; protein product: MADKLKWGLKSYLRGSIISFKFDNVAEVADVAKDVEKERIDFRTSRSTNGSKRTRDDRGFAQGRQWYGGQSGQWGQWRIQNQNRGACPIGKGIVQCHATLVVEELVVAVAVAEAANSSTISEILLVGRRDGYVLFDTGSTHSIMSLSFVHHLGIAPSVLYPHMSIATPMGNSFIISDVYQECPIVVGDRNCKVNLLPIKMHDFDIILGMDWLSKYRATIDCQGKREIYDTKNDTSKDEPRIKDYPVVREYEDVFSDELPGFPPHKEVEFTIELVPGAESISKALYRITPLELQELKESREEHKEHLRIVLESLREKKLFAKFSKCEFWLEEVAFLGHIVSGRGIELDPVKFEAITNWRRPSNVTEVRSFLGLAGYCRRFMEGFSSIALPLTQLTRKGIKLEWNDDHLERLSVELYVRGSGGSIASLKVEPNLVARVKEAQKNDTDTMIREEILKEAHSSSFSIHPGSTKIETTLVHELAEIFQRDIVRFHGVPVSIVSDRDTRFTSRFSKGFQQAWGTRLNFSTAYHSQTDGQSKRMIEILEDMLRDEVGERIIERPKLVRITNEKVEKVKESLKEARSRQKSYADQHRKFRGFELGDREFLKVSPYRGVKHFGMKGKLSPRYGAPFDVMEKVGEVSYRVALPPQLSHVHNMLHVSVLRGYKYYPLHVVQYLLHKIRENLSCKEEVEAILSREERVLRKSIIPFVKVL